From the Polaribacter tangerinus genome, the window AGAGCTATTTTTTAGCCAAAGTTTAAAAAAATTGAAAAACTGAAAATGACAATAGAAAATTACATTGACAACATAAATCAGAGATACAAACTCGGAAACGCAACAGAACATACTTTTAGAGGAGACTTACAGCAGCTAATTGAGAGTTTAGTGCCTGAAGTTAGAGCAACCAACGAACCGAAAAGACAAAGTTGCGGAGCACCTGATTATATCTTAACTAAAAAAGATATTCCTGTTGGGTTTATTGAAGCAAAAGACATTGATAACAAAGACCTTGAAGGAAAAAAGAAATCGGTAAACAAAGAACAATTTGACCGCTACAAAGCATCATTAGACAACCTGATTTTTACGGACTACATCAATTTTCATTTATACAATGACGGAGATTTTATAACCAAAATTGCCATTGCAGAAATAACTGAAAAAGGAATTATTGCTTTACCTCAAAATTTCGCAAGGTTTGAAAATCTTATCAAAGACTTTTGTGTACACATTGGACAAAACATAAAAAGTTCCAAAAAATTAGCAGAAATGATGGCGGGCAAAGCCCGCCTGCTATCTGATGTTATTGAAAAGGCTTTGACCAGTGATGAAACACATAATGAAGACAGTACACTTAAAGAGCAAATGACTGCTTTTAAAAGTATTCTGATTCATGATATTACTCCCAAAGGATTTGCAGACGTTTATGCACAAACCATTGCTTACGGAATGTTTGCTGCTCGTTTGCACGACCCAACTTTAGATACTTTTAGCAGACAGGAAGCGGCTGAATTGATTCCTAAATCAAATCCATTTCTAAGAAAATTGTTTGGCTACATAGCTGGGCCTGATATTGACGACCGTATTAAATGGATTGTAGATAATCTTACCGAAATATTTTTAGCCTGTAATGTTGAAGAAATTCTAAAAAATTACGGAAAGACAACAAAAATGGAAGACCCAATTATCCATTTTTACGAAACTTTCTTGGCGGAATATGACCCAAAACTAAGAAAAGCAAGAGGTGTTTGGTACACTCCTGCTCCGGTTGTAAATTTTATTGTTCGTGCAGTTGATGATATTTTGAAAACAGAATTTGATTTACCACAAGGTTTAGCAGACACTTCAAAAACAAAAATTAAAGTAAATACTCAAATTCCTGATAAAAATTTTAAATCTGGTTATAAACAAGTTGAACAAGAAGTACATAAAGTACAAATTCTTGACCCAGCTACAGGAACAGGAACTTTTTTAGCAGAAGTAATAAAACACGTAAACAAAAAATTTAAAGGACAAGAAGGAATTTGGAGCGGTTACGTAGAAAATCATTTACTCCCACGCTTAAACGGTTTTGAATTGCTAATGGCAAGTTATGCAATGGCTCATTTGCAATTGGATTTATTGCTAAAAGAAACAGGGTTTAAAGCGACTACAAACCAACGAACAAGAGTTTATTTAACAAACAGTTTAGAAGAATACCACCCAGATACAGGAACTTTATTTGCAGGGTGGTTAAGTAGTGAAGCTAACGAAGCCAATCATATTAAACGCGATAGCCCAGTTATGTGTGTTATTGGAAATCCGCCTTATAGTGGAGAAAGTTCCAATAAAGGAGCTTGGATAATGGATTTAATGCAAGACTACAAAAAAGAACCAGGCGGAAAGGAAAAACTAAAAGAGCGAAACCCAAAATGGATAAATGACGATTATGTAAAGTTCTTACGCTACGGTCAGCATTTTATTGAAAAAAATGGGAGCGGGGTTTTAGCTTTTATTAATCCTCACGGTTTTTTGGATAATCCTACTTTTAGAGGAATGCGTTGGAATTTATTGAAAACGTATGATAAAATTTATACGATTGATTTACATGGGAATAGTAAAAAACAGGAGATTTCTCCTGATGGTTCGCCTGATGTAAATGTATTTGATATTATGCAGGGTGTTGCAATTACCATTTTTGTAAAAACAGGTAAGAAAATTAATAATCAATTAGGTAAAGTGTTTCATTATGATTTATTTGGAAAAAGAGAATTAAAATATGATTTCTTAAATAATAACTCAATAAAATCAATAAAGTACAAAGAATTACCTAATGTTCCTCCAAACTATTTTATGGTGGAAAAAGACTTTGAGGCGCAGAAAATTTATGATAAAGGATTTAAGGTTAATAAACTATTCAAAGTTAGTTCTCTAGGAATACAAACTCATCGAGATAATTTTTCAATTGCATTTAATAAGCAATTAATAGAAAAAAGAATGAGTGATTTTTTTAATGAAGAAATACAAAATGAAGAACTCATTAATAAATATAAACTAAAGGAAACAAAAGAATGGCAACTTGATAAATACAGAAAAGATAGTTACAAAGACGAACTTAATGTAAAAATAGATTACCGATTTTTTGATACCCGCTATACTTATTATTCTAGGAATGTGATTGATAGAAATAGAAATAATGTTATGCAACATATGCTAAGAAGAAATATTGCTTTGACAATTTCTAAACAATTGAGTGTTACAGGTTTCCATCATATATTTTTATCTAAAAATATACAAGAATCTTGTTTAATTTCATTAAAAACAAAAGAAGGTGGATATTCTTTTCCACTTTATCTCTACCCTGAATCAAACGGGCAGCAATCTATTGATCAAACCACCGAAAGAACCCCAAATTTAAACTTGGAAATAGTAAATCAAATTGCAAAAAAACTTGATTTGGTATTTACTAACGAAAAAGAATCTAGAGAAAGCACCTTTGCCCCAATCGATATTTTAGATTACATCTATGCTGTTTTATATTCACCAACTTACCGAGATAAATACAAAGAATTTTTAAAAATAGATTTTGCTAAAGTTCCTTTCCCAAAAGACAAACAATCCTTTTGGAAATTGGTAAAATTGGGCGGAGAAATACGCCAAATTCATTTATTGGAATCTCCAAAAGTGGAAGATTACATTACAAGTTATCCAAAAGATGGAGACAATGTAATCACAACCAAAATTGGCAAAAAGGATTGGGAATTGTTTGATAAAGAAAAGCAATTGGGTAGAATATGGATAAATGATGAGCAGTATTTTGATAATGTTCCTCTAACAGCTTGGGAGTTTTATATTGGTGGTTATCAACCAGCTCAAAAATGGCTCAAAGACCGTAAAGAAAAAACCTTAGAATTTGATGATATTTTGCATTATCAAAAAATAATTGTTGCCCTTTCTGAAACGGATAGATTAATGAAAGAAATTGATAAAATTGAGATTGAATGAGCTACGTAACGCAAACAAAGGAACAGTTGCTTATCGAGATTGACAATAAATCAAAAGCAATTATCAATATGGGGCAACAGCTAAAAGCAATTACTCCCAAAATGGAAATATTTGATATTTTTTTGATTGCTGCACTAAACCGAACAGTTAATATTTCTAAGGCATATACATCATTAATTAGAGATAACAATTTTATTGCAGCTGCACCTTTAGTGCGTATCAATATTGATACACTGCTTCGCTTATATGCCTCTATAATTTCTGAATATAATAGGAATACTTTTGCTTCAAAAGTTATGGGCGGTGAATTAATAAAGAAGATGAAATTGAATGGAACAAAAATTAAATTAGACGACAGAACTCTCTATTTAGAAATATCAAAAGTAGTAGGAATGGAATGGGTGAAAGAAATTTACCAAGCAGGAAATTCATTTGTTCATCTTGAAAAATCGCATATTTTTTCTTCCTTGAAAATAGCAGATGAAACAGAGAGAACTTCAAATATTTCTATTGGTTTTCACGATGCCTTGATTCCTGAAAGCGAAAAATTTGGTTCAGCTCTTTGGATGAATAAGACAGTCGACTCTATAATACAACAAGCTCAAATTTGGATGTATGAGAAAGCTAAATAATAGAATTTGATATTGAACAATAAAAACATTTAAAAAATGAACATACTAAATGATATAGTAAGCGGTGCCGCAAGACAATTTGGAAGAGAATTCGGAAGAGCAGGTGCTAATTCTATTCTGAAAGGTGCAAACTACTATGCAGTAAATGAAGTGAGTAATTATTCAGGAAGAATTAAGCCTTCAGACAGCGAAGTAGTTAAAAGTATCAAGGAAATTAATAAAGTCAAGTTTATCTCAACTAATAGAGGAAATATTTCTAGATTAATTGAAATAACTGACTTGGTAATTTCTAATCTTGAATTCAATGAAAATCAAACTTTAAATGAGATAAATGATATAACAGAATTAATTAATCGATATATAGACAAATTCAATCATGGAAGTGCATTAGTTGATGATGATTTTAAAGAAAAAAGTGTTGACTATTTAGAAGAAAGACGAAACGAGTTTGTGAGACTTCTGAATGTATTTAACAAAGATATTAAAAACTACATTACACAAAATTTAGAAATAACAAGAAAGAAGAAAAAATCAAAAAAAACTGCTATATTATTAGCAATTCCTTTGTTAGGCCTCCAATGGGCCTATTTGAAACCAATAAAATACACTGTACTTTCAATATTACTATGTTGGACAGTAATAATTCCTATTATTAATCTTATATCACTATTCAAACTATTATTAATGAATGAAAGTAAATTTGATATAAAGTTTAACCCTGAATACTTTTATTATAGTCAGTTTAATATTAATAACTAATCACAACAAACAACTAAACTAAAAACTAGCTATTTTAAGCTAATTTTGATACAAAGTTTGTAATGTTTAGTTGTTCTCTTTTTGAAATAGTAAAAACTTGTTTGAGCAACATAATTACTACTATCAACGCTAATTTTACAATTCTCTTCTGTAGACTATTCTGTCAAAAAAACTCCTTGATGCATTTGTATATTTATTAGCTATACACATTGCTAAAAATTAGAATTCAATACAAACTACAAAGTTTGTGATTTTTAGCAATCTATATTACAAATTGAAAAAATAGCATTTTAGTCTGCTACCTTTCACATACCTATACTTTTGTATTTTAAAACAACTTAAAAAATGATGTGTCACAATCAAAATAATAAACAATAGTTCATAACTTCAACCAAAAAATTAGTCAAAAAAATGTAATTTTACCACAAGAATAAAAAGTTAAATCCTTCATCTCCATAAAAGCAACATGTACTTAATTTTCGATACAGAAACTACTGGTTTACCAAAAAGTTGGAATGCTCCAATTACAGACACAGACAATTGGCCCAGGTGTATTCAAATTGCATGGCAACTGCACGATGCTATGGGAAATGTTATGGAGCATAACGACTTTCTTATAAAGCCAGCTGGGTTTAACATACCTTTTGATGCCGAGAGAATTCATGGAATTTCAACAGAACTAGCAGAAGAAAACGGAATTGAGCTAGAAAAAGGATTGCAAATATTTAAAGAGGCATTGGCAAAAGCCAAATTTATAGTGGGGCAAAACTTACAGTTCGATATTAATATTATGGGATGCGAATTCCATAGATTGGGCATCGAAAACAACCTAACTAAAATACCAGTTTTAGATACCTGTACAGAAAAAACAGCTCTTATGTGTCAAATTCCTGGTGGTAGAGGTGGTAAATTTAAGCTACCAACATTAACGGAATTACACCATCATCTTTTTGGAGTAGATTTTAGCGAAGCACACAATGCAACTGCAGATGTAGAAGCAACTACACGCTGTTTTCTTGAATTAATTAGGTTAAAAGAATTTACAAAAGAAGAGCTAGATGTAGAGGCAGATTACTTTAAAAATTTCTCTGAAACCAATCCGAAGCCAATTCAGGTGATTGGTTTAAAACACATCAACCTAAAAAAGGAAAGTGAAAAAATTCGTAAGCGTTTAGAAAAACTAAAAGACGTTCAAGAAACCAAATCTACCTCAGAGGGTTTGGCAGAGTTAGAAACCGTAAAATTTGCTCATTTACACAATCATACTCAGTTTTCGGTACTTCAATCTACCATGCAAATTGCCAATATTGTTAAAGCCGCTGCAGCAGACAATATGCCTGCAATTGCAATGACAGACACTGCAAACATGATGGCAGCCTTTCATTTTGTAAACGAAGTATTAAAACACAATAAAAATACAGACAATCCTATTAAACCAATTGTAGGCTGTGAATTTAATGTGTGTGAAGACCATAAAAATAAATCGCAAAAAGATAATGGATATCAAGTAGTTTTATTAGCTAAAAATAAAAGAGGGTACCATAATTTAGCAAAAATGTCTTCTATTGCTTTTGTAGATGGTTTTTACTATGTACCAAGAATAGACCGAGAAATTATAAAAAAATACAAAGAAGATATTATTGTATTAACAGGAAACTTGTACGGAGAGGTTCCAAGCAAAATTTTAAATCTCGGAGAAAACCAAGCGGAAGAAGCATTACTTTGGTGGAAAGAACAATTTAAAGACGATTTGTATATAGAGGTTATGCGCCATAACCAACAAGATGAAGACATTGTAAATGAAACGCTTTTAAAATTCGCAAAAAAACACCAAATAAAGGTTGTAGCCACTAACAACACCTTCTATTTAGAAAAAAAAGACGCCAATGCTCACGATATTCTTTTGTGTGTAAAAGACGGAGAAAAACAAGCAACTCCCAAAGGAAAAGGTAGAGGGTATCGTTACGGATTACCAAACGAAGAATATTATTTTAAGTCTACAGAAGAAATGAAAACGCTTTTTGCAGACCTGCCAGAAGCCATTATTAATATTCAAGAAATTGTAGATAAAATTGAGGTTTTTACGCTAGCTAGAGATGTACTTTTACCTGCTTTTGATATTCCAGAGCAGTTTAAAGATCCGGAAGATGAAAAAGACAACGGCAAACGTGGTGAAAACAACTTTTTAAGACATCTAACCTACGAAGGAGCAAAAAAACGATATGGCGAAATTACAGAAAGCATAAAAGAGCGTTTAGATTTTGAACTTTCTGTTATTGAAAAAACAGGTTATCCTGGTTATTTTCTTATTGTAGAAGATTTTATAAGAGAAGCCAGAAATATGGATGTTTCTGTTGGCCCAGGACGTGGTTCTGCAGCAGGCTCTGTTGTAGCATATTGTTTGTGGATTACAAATATAGATCCTATAAAATACGATTTACTTTTTGAGCGTTTCTTAAATCCCGAACGTGTATCTATGCCAGATATCGATATCGATTTTGATGACGAAGGTCGTGGTAGAGTAATGGATTATGTAATTGAAAAATATGGCGCTAACCAAGTAGCGCAAATTATTACTTACGGAACAATGGCTGCAAAGTCTTCTATAAGAGATACTGCAAGGGTTTTAGACTTACCGCTATTTGAAGCAGACAGAATTGCAAAATTAATTCCGGGTATTAAACTAAAAAATATTTTTAGCGACGATGCTAAAAGTAAAGAAAAAGTAGCCGATTTACGTGCCGAAGAAAAACAGTTAGTAGAAGAGCTAAAGCACATGTCTTTAGGTACAGATTTAGTTTCTGAAACTATCAACAAAGCAACTATTTTAGAGGGCTCTGTTAGAAATACAGGTATTCATGCTTGTGGTGTAATTATTACTCCAGGAGATATTACCAATTATGTACCTGTAGCACTTGCAAAAGATTCTGACATGTATGTTACTCAATTTGACAACTCTGTTGTAGAATCTGCCGGACTCTTAAAAATGGACTTTTTAGGGTTAAAAACATTAACTTTAATAAAAGATACTGTAAAAATTGTAAAAGCAAAACATAGTATTGTTTTAGATCCAGAAAATTTTCCGTTAGACGATGAAAAAACATATGAATTGTTTCAAAAAGGAGAAACCGTAGGTATTTTCCAATACGAGTCTCCAGGAATGCAGAAACATATGCGTTCTTTAAAGCCTACAGTTTTTGCAGATTTAATTGCTATGAATGCCCTTTACAGACCTGGGCCAATGGAATATATTCCTAGTTTTATTAACAGAAAACACGGAACAGAAGACATAGAATACGACTTGCCTGCTATGGAAGAATACTTAGCAGAAACCTATGGTATTACCGTATATCAGGAGCAAGTAATGCTGCTTTCTCAAAAGCTAGCCGATTTTACAAAGGGGGAAGCTGATGTTTTACGTAAAGCAATGGGTAAAAAGCAAATTGAGGTTTTAGATAAAATGAAACCTAAATTTATTAAACAAGCTGCAGCAAACGGACATGATGCCGAAAAATTAGAAAAAATATGGAAAGATTGGGAGGCATTTGCTAGTTATGCTTTTAACAAATCTCACTCTACTTGCTACGCTTGGATTGCCTACCAAACTGCTTACTTAAAAGCTCATTACCCAGCAGAATATATGGCTTCTGTACTTTCTAATAACATGAATGATATTAAAGCTGTTTCATTTTTTATGGAAGAATGTAAACGCATGGGATTACAAGTTTTAGGACCCGATTTAAATGAATCTTTCTTAAAGTTCTCTGTAAATAATGAGGGAGCTGTTCGTTTCGGAATGGCAGCTGTTAAAGGTGTTGGTGCTGGTGCTGTAAGAGCTATTATTAAAGAACGTGAAAAAAATGGCAACTACACCTCTATCTTCGACCTAGCAAAACGAGTAGACTTACGTGCTGCCAACAAAAAATCTTTTGATAGCCTTGTAAAAGCAGGTGCTTTTGATTCGTTTACAGATACCCATAGAGCTCAATATTTTGCAGTAGATGAAAAAGGGATAACTTTTTTAGAACGTGCCATGAAATTTGGTAGTAAATTTCAAGAAAATGAAAATTCTGCTCAGGTTTCTATGTTTGGAGAGACCTCTTCAGTTCAATTTCCTGAACCGGATATTCCAGAGTGTGAAACCTGGGGAACAATGGAACTTTTATCACAAGAAAAAGAAGTTATTGGTATCTACATTTCTGCACATCCTTTAGACGACTTTAAAAATGAACTAAAGTTTTGTAATGCTTCTTTAAAATACTTTAAAGGAGACTTGGCAAAGTTTGTAAACATGAATCTAGCTTTTGCAGCTATCATTACAGATGTTCAACATAGAGTTTCTAAAGCTGGTAAAGGTTGGGCACTTTTTACAATGGAAGATTATGGCGACAGTCATGAATTTAGAATTTTTGGAGAAGACTACTTAAAAATGAAACATTTTTTAGTACCCAATTCTTTTCTATTTGTAAGAGCAACTATTCAGCCAGGATGGACAAATAAAGAGGGTGTTGTTGGTGAACCCAGATTAAAATTTACAGAAATGAAGCTTTTACATGATATTATGGATGAGCTTTGCAAAAAAGTAACCATACAACTTCCTCTTAATGAAATTAAAGAAGATACTATTTTAAACCTAGAGTCAATTTTAAAAAATACTCCAGGAAAACAAAGTCTTCATTTTACCGTTTGGGATGAGCAAGAAAAGTTAGAAATTAGCTTGCCAAGTAGAAATACTAAAATTCATATATCGAATGAATTATTAGCAACATTAGAGAGTCAGCAGATTACTTACAAACTAAACTAGCAGTCTTTTTTTATCAAATAACTATCAACCTAAAAATTATATTGATATATTTTTGTGACATCTGTAATGTAAGTCTCCTTTTATTCAATAGTTCCTATTTTTGTTTTTCTTAACATTTTAAAACACAAGCATCTGTTTTATATTATATACTTTTGTTTAATAATTTTTTAAAATAATGAAACAAAAAAACAACGGTATTTGGGTAAGCTGGAACGAGAATGTAAAACACAGCTACAAATCTTTATATAAAATTACTTCAGAAAGCGAATTGCAAAAAGTAATTGCCCATAGTAAAAAAATCCGTTTTTTTGGTAATAAACAATCTTCTGCAGATATTGCCGCAGGTACAGACACATTGATAGACATGAAAAACTATAATAAAATAGTTTCTTATGATGATGATAAGCGAACCATAACAGTGCAGTCTGGTGTTATTTTAAAAGATTTGTTAGAAGCTATTGAAGCTGTTGGTTGGTGCATACCTTGCCTACCAGATATAAATACTATTACTGTTGGTGGTGCATTAGCAACCGGAACACATGGTACAAGTGGCAAATTATTATCGGAATATATAACCTCTTGCAGACTAATATTAGCAGACGGTTCTGTAAAAGAAATTAAAAGCAATGATGAATTGATGAATGCAGTAAAAGTATCTTTAGGCATGCTAGGAGTGCTCTCTACTATAACATTTAAATGTGAACCAGCTTACACACTCCATGTTAAAGAAAGACCAGAAAACGATTCGGAATGGTTGCCAAAAATTAAAAATCGTTTGAAAAAGCACGATTTTTTAAGAGTATTATGGTTGCCACATACTAATAAAGGATATGTAATTACAGGAGATAAGATAGCTCCTGAAACTGAAGTTACTGAAAACTTAGGTCCTAAGTTTTTAAAGCATAGAAGAACTGCTTCTAAAATATTATATAAATATACGCACGTATTTCCTTGGCTTACTGCCATTGCAAACAAGTTGTTATATATTGGTTTTTTTAGTTCAAAGAAAGAGCACAAAGGTTCATTGTATCAAGCAACTGTTACAAAATCTAGAGGTTCTACGCTAGAATTAGCCGAATGGACTATTGGTTTAAACAAGTTTCCACAGGTATTTAAAGAACTAAAAAAAGAGATTAACAAATGGAATAACAAGTCTTTTATCCATATTCCAATGGATGTACGTTTTGTAGAAAAAGATAACGCTTGGCTTAGCTACGCATATAAAGAAGACATTGTTACAATGGGATGTGTTTCTAGAAATGCTGCTACTGCAGATACATACGAAGCCTTTAAAACCGTTGAAAAAATATTTTTAAAATATGGAGGAAGACCTCATTGGGGAAAACGTTTTACCGCAAAAGATAGTCAACTTTCT encodes:
- a CDS encoding type ISP restriction/modification enzyme; protein product: MTIENYIDNINQRYKLGNATEHTFRGDLQQLIESLVPEVRATNEPKRQSCGAPDYILTKKDIPVGFIEAKDIDNKDLEGKKKSVNKEQFDRYKASLDNLIFTDYINFHLYNDGDFITKIAIAEITEKGIIALPQNFARFENLIKDFCVHIGQNIKSSKKLAEMMAGKARLLSDVIEKALTSDETHNEDSTLKEQMTAFKSILIHDITPKGFADVYAQTIAYGMFAARLHDPTLDTFSRQEAAELIPKSNPFLRKLFGYIAGPDIDDRIKWIVDNLTEIFLACNVEEILKNYGKTTKMEDPIIHFYETFLAEYDPKLRKARGVWYTPAPVVNFIVRAVDDILKTEFDLPQGLADTSKTKIKVNTQIPDKNFKSGYKQVEQEVHKVQILDPATGTGTFLAEVIKHVNKKFKGQEGIWSGYVENHLLPRLNGFELLMASYAMAHLQLDLLLKETGFKATTNQRTRVYLTNSLEEYHPDTGTLFAGWLSSEANEANHIKRDSPVMCVIGNPPYSGESSNKGAWIMDLMQDYKKEPGGKEKLKERNPKWINDDYVKFLRYGQHFIEKNGSGVLAFINPHGFLDNPTFRGMRWNLLKTYDKIYTIDLHGNSKKQEISPDGSPDVNVFDIMQGVAITIFVKTGKKINNQLGKVFHYDLFGKRELKYDFLNNNSIKSIKYKELPNVPPNYFMVEKDFEAQKIYDKGFKVNKLFKVSSLGIQTHRDNFSIAFNKQLIEKRMSDFFNEEIQNEELINKYKLKETKEWQLDKYRKDSYKDELNVKIDYRFFDTRYTYYSRNVIDRNRNNVMQHMLRRNIALTISKQLSVTGFHHIFLSKNIQESCLISLKTKEGGYSFPLYLYPESNGQQSIDQTTERTPNLNLEIVNQIAKKLDLVFTNEKESRESTFAPIDILDYIYAVLYSPTYRDKYKEFLKIDFAKVPFPKDKQSFWKLVKLGGEIRQIHLLESPKVEDYITSYPKDGDNVITTKIGKKDWELFDKEKQLGRIWINDEQYFDNVPLTAWEFYIGGYQPAQKWLKDRKEKTLEFDDILHYQKIIVALSETDRLMKEIDKIEIE
- the dnaE gene encoding DNA polymerase III subunit alpha gives rise to the protein MYLIFDTETTGLPKSWNAPITDTDNWPRCIQIAWQLHDAMGNVMEHNDFLIKPAGFNIPFDAERIHGISTELAEENGIELEKGLQIFKEALAKAKFIVGQNLQFDINIMGCEFHRLGIENNLTKIPVLDTCTEKTALMCQIPGGRGGKFKLPTLTELHHHLFGVDFSEAHNATADVEATTRCFLELIRLKEFTKEELDVEADYFKNFSETNPKPIQVIGLKHINLKKESEKIRKRLEKLKDVQETKSTSEGLAELETVKFAHLHNHTQFSVLQSTMQIANIVKAAAADNMPAIAMTDTANMMAAFHFVNEVLKHNKNTDNPIKPIVGCEFNVCEDHKNKSQKDNGYQVVLLAKNKRGYHNLAKMSSIAFVDGFYYVPRIDREIIKKYKEDIIVLTGNLYGEVPSKILNLGENQAEEALLWWKEQFKDDLYIEVMRHNQQDEDIVNETLLKFAKKHQIKVVATNNTFYLEKKDANAHDILLCVKDGEKQATPKGKGRGYRYGLPNEEYYFKSTEEMKTLFADLPEAIINIQEIVDKIEVFTLARDVLLPAFDIPEQFKDPEDEKDNGKRGENNFLRHLTYEGAKKRYGEITESIKERLDFELSVIEKTGYPGYFLIVEDFIREARNMDVSVGPGRGSAAGSVVAYCLWITNIDPIKYDLLFERFLNPERVSMPDIDIDFDDEGRGRVMDYVIEKYGANQVAQIITYGTMAAKSSIRDTARVLDLPLFEADRIAKLIPGIKLKNIFSDDAKSKEKVADLRAEEKQLVEELKHMSLGTDLVSETINKATILEGSVRNTGIHACGVIITPGDITNYVPVALAKDSDMYVTQFDNSVVESAGLLKMDFLGLKTLTLIKDTVKIVKAKHSIVLDPENFPLDDEKTYELFQKGETVGIFQYESPGMQKHMRSLKPTVFADLIAMNALYRPGPMEYIPSFINRKHGTEDIEYDLPAMEEYLAETYGITVYQEQVMLLSQKLADFTKGEADVLRKAMGKKQIEVLDKMKPKFIKQAAANGHDAEKLEKIWKDWEAFASYAFNKSHSTCYAWIAYQTAYLKAHYPAEYMASVLSNNMNDIKAVSFFMEECKRMGLQVLGPDLNESFLKFSVNNEGAVRFGMAAVKGVGAGAVRAIIKEREKNGNYTSIFDLAKRVDLRAANKKSFDSLVKAGAFDSFTDTHRAQYFAVDEKGITFLERAMKFGSKFQENENSAQVSMFGETSSVQFPEPDIPECETWGTMELLSQEKEVIGIYISAHPLDDFKNELKFCNASLKYFKGDLAKFVNMNLAFAAIITDVQHRVSKAGKGWALFTMEDYGDSHEFRIFGEDYLKMKHFLVPNSFLFVRATIQPGWTNKEGVVGEPRLKFTEMKLLHDIMDELCKKVTIQLPLNEIKEDTILNLESILKNTPGKQSLHFTVWDEQEKLEISLPSRNTKIHISNELLATLESQQITYKLN
- a CDS encoding D-arabinono-1,4-lactone oxidase; amino-acid sequence: MKQKNNGIWVSWNENVKHSYKSLYKITSESELQKVIAHSKKIRFFGNKQSSADIAAGTDTLIDMKNYNKIVSYDDDKRTITVQSGVILKDLLEAIEAVGWCIPCLPDINTITVGGALATGTHGTSGKLLSEYITSCRLILADGSVKEIKSNDELMNAVKVSLGMLGVLSTITFKCEPAYTLHVKERPENDSEWLPKIKNRLKKHDFLRVLWLPHTNKGYVITGDKIAPETEVTENLGPKFLKHRRTASKILYKYTHVFPWLTAIANKLLYIGFFSSKKEHKGSLYQATVTKSRGSTLELAEWTIGLNKFPQVFKELKKEINKWNNKSFIHIPMDVRFVEKDNAWLSYAYKEDIVTMGCVSRNAATADTYEAFKTVEKIFLKYGGRPHWGKRFTAKDSQLSKIYPKWEDFKSLRKELDPTNKFLNPYLSKLVNEKKTANVRKVVA